Proteins from one Deltaproteobacteria bacterium genomic window:
- a CDS encoding MFS transporter, with protein MLGWGDLLDLKRMDIRVLHKTWFAFFLTFFVWFNMAPLVTVIAEDTGLTMQQMKLLAICNVALTMPGRVIIGMLSDKFGPRKTFTGIMLVLALPCFAFAFGSSYTQMLVSRLLLSVVGTGFVVGIHMTSLWFKPRDIGFAQGVEAGLGNWGSSIAAITLPILAINIFHGAWGWRYSIAASGVVMMAFGLYYYFSTTDGPPGTTRHKTRKAAAIEVSTWGNMINAIVWTVPIIGILALLAWRIYDMGFMSMRALVVSLIVIGAVVLYQTIQIVRVNLPILKRGVPADDKYRFTDVACLCTCYMASFGAELGVISMLPTFFQNTFGLTPQYAGLIGSLFAFMNFFSRSLGGYISDRSSTRRGVMLVYLAGITITFGLMGLISASWPLWTAVLVTILCAIFVTGGCGTTYALVPLIKRRITGQVTGYVGAYGSVGATLYLTAYTFMSDSAFFFFIGGTALATFVFCLFFLKEPHGAFAHEYQLSSVDRELMKSGKF; from the coding sequence ATGCTGGGCTGGGGAGACCTGCTGGATCTCAAGCGCATGGATATACGGGTGCTCCATAAGACCTGGTTCGCCTTCTTTCTTACCTTCTTCGTCTGGTTCAACATGGCCCCGCTCGTGACGGTCATAGCCGAGGACACCGGCCTCACGATGCAGCAGATGAAGCTCCTGGCCATCTGCAACGTGGCGCTTACAATGCCTGGCAGGGTTATCATCGGCATGCTCTCGGACAAGTTCGGGCCGAGAAAAACGTTCACGGGGATAATGCTGGTGCTGGCCCTCCCCTGCTTCGCGTTCGCCTTCGGCAGCTCCTACACCCAGATGCTCGTATCGAGGCTCCTCCTTTCGGTGGTCGGCACCGGGTTCGTGGTCGGCATCCACATGACCTCGCTCTGGTTCAAGCCAAGGGACATAGGTTTCGCCCAGGGCGTGGAAGCGGGGCTCGGAAACTGGGGTTCCTCCATAGCGGCCATAACCCTCCCAATCCTGGCCATCAATATCTTTCACGGCGCATGGGGCTGGCGCTACTCGATAGCCGCAAGCGGCGTGGTGATGATGGCCTTCGGCCTCTACTATTATTTTTCCACCACCGACGGCCCGCCCGGCACGACCCGCCACAAGACAAGGAAGGCCGCGGCCATCGAGGTCAGCACCTGGGGCAACATGATAAACGCCATAGTCTGGACCGTGCCCATAATAGGCATCCTGGCCCTTCTCGCCTGGCGCATCTACGACATGGGCTTCATGAGCATGAGGGCGCTTGTCGTATCGCTCATTGTGATAGGGGCCGTCGTTCTCTACCAGACGATCCAGATAGTCAGGGTCAATCTGCCCATCCTCAAAAGGGGGGTCCCGGCGGACGACAAATACAGGTTCACTGACGTCGCGTGCCTCTGTACCTGCTACATGGCTTCCTTCGGCGCGGAGCTCGGGGTGATATCGATGCTCCCCACCTTCTTCCAGAACACCTTCGGCCTTACGCCCCAGTACGCGGGCCTCATTGGCTCGCTCTTCGCGTTCATGAACTTCTTCTCGAGGTCGCTCGGCGGGTATATCTCTGACAGGTCTTCCACGCGGCGAGGCGTGATGCTCGTGTACCTTGCCGGGATCACGATAACCTTCGGCCTCATGGGCCTCATAAGCGCTTCATGGCCGCTCTGGACGGCCGTGCTAGTAACCATACTCTGCGCCATCTTCGTGACCGGCGGCTGCGGCACCACCTACGCACTCGTGCCCCTTATAAAGAGGCGCATAACCGGGCAGGTGACCGGTTATGTGGGCGCTTACGGGAGCGTAGGGGCGACACTCTACCTCACCGCATACACCTTCATGAGCGACAGCGCCT